A window of Pseudomonas guangdongensis contains these coding sequences:
- the crp gene encoding cAMP-activated global transcriptional regulator CRP, with protein MVAITLPPRTKHLDKLLAHCHRRRYAAKSTIIYAGDRCESLFFIIKGSVTILIEDDDGREMIISYLNPGDFFGEMGLFEQGSLAQERSAWVRAKTECEVAEISYAKFRELAQQDPDILYTLGSQMAERLRQTTRKVGDLAFLDVTGRVARTLLDLCKQPDAMTHPDGMQIKITRQEIGRIVGCSREMVGRVLKALEEQGLVNVKGKTMVVFGTR; from the coding sequence ATGGTTGCTATCACTCTTCCCCCAAGGACCAAACACCTCGACAAACTCTTGGCCCACTGCCACCGCCGCCGCTATGCGGCGAAAAGCACCATCATCTACGCGGGCGACCGCTGCGAAAGCCTGTTCTTCATCATCAAGGGTTCGGTGACCATCCTCATCGAGGACGACGACGGCCGGGAGATGATCATCTCCTACCTGAACCCGGGGGACTTCTTCGGCGAAATGGGGCTGTTCGAGCAGGGCAGCCTGGCCCAGGAGCGCAGCGCCTGGGTGCGCGCCAAGACCGAATGCGAAGTGGCCGAGATCAGCTACGCCAAGTTCCGCGAACTGGCCCAGCAGGATCCGGACATCCTCTACACCCTCGGCAGCCAGATGGCCGAGCGCCTGCGCCAGACCACCCGCAAGGTCGGCGACCTGGCCTTCCTCGACGTCACCGGCCGGGTGGCGCGCACCCTGCTCGACCTGTGCAAGCAGCCCGACGCCATGACCCACCCCGACGGCATGCAGATCAAGATCACCCGCCAGGAAATCGGCCGCATCGTCGGCTGCTCGCGGGAGATGGTCGGCCGGGTGCTCAAAGCCCTGGAAGAGCAGGGCCTGGTCAACGTCAAGGGCAAGACCATGGTGGTGTTCGGCACCCGCTGA
- the trpC gene encoding indole-3-glycerol phosphate synthase TrpC, which produces MSVPTVLERIVARKVEEVAAARAQVSLAEQEARAREASAPRGFARALQRQAAQRRPAVIAEVKKASPSKGVIRADFDPAQIAASYQAGGATCLSVLTDVDFFQGANAYLQQARAACALPVIRKDFLIDPYQVVEARAIGADCVLLIAACLDDGQLVELAQVAREQGLDVLVEVHDGAELERALKYLDTPLLGINNRNLHNFEVSLQTTLDLLPRIPADRLVITESGILARADVELMEQHDVWSFLVGEAFMRAEEPGEELRRLFFPG; this is translated from the coding sequence ATGAGCGTGCCGACCGTGCTGGAAAGGATCGTCGCCCGCAAGGTCGAGGAAGTCGCCGCTGCCCGCGCCCAGGTCAGTCTGGCCGAGCAGGAGGCGCGCGCCCGCGAGGCCTCTGCGCCGCGCGGCTTCGCCCGCGCCCTGCAGCGGCAGGCGGCGCAGCGCCGGCCGGCGGTGATCGCCGAGGTGAAGAAGGCTTCGCCGAGCAAGGGGGTGATCCGCGCCGACTTCGACCCCGCGCAGATCGCCGCCAGCTACCAGGCCGGCGGCGCCACCTGCCTGTCGGTGCTCACCGACGTCGACTTCTTCCAGGGCGCCAACGCCTACCTGCAGCAGGCGCGCGCCGCCTGCGCGCTGCCGGTGATCCGCAAGGACTTCCTGATCGATCCCTATCAGGTGGTCGAGGCGCGCGCCATCGGCGCCGACTGCGTGCTGCTGATCGCCGCCTGCCTGGACGACGGGCAGCTGGTCGAGCTGGCCCAGGTGGCGAGGGAGCAGGGGCTCGACGTGCTGGTCGAGGTGCACGACGGCGCGGAGCTGGAGCGTGCGCTCAAGTATCTGGACACGCCGCTGCTGGGCATCAACAACCGGAACTTGCACAACTTCGAGGTCAGCCTGCAGACCACCCTCGATCTGCTGCCGCGGATTCCGGCCGATCGTCTGGTGATCACCGAGAGCGGCATCCTCGCCCGCGCCGACGTCGAGCTGATGGAGCAGCATGACGTGTGGAGCTTCCTGGTCGGCGAGGCGTTCATGCGCGCCGAGGAGCCGGGCGAGGAGCTGCGCCGGCTGTTCTTCCCCGGCTGA